Proteins encoded in a region of the Pseudomonas viciae genome:
- a CDS encoding phage tail assembly protein, which produces MSSTAIPSWMTLAADRVTVKLTVPSEANGVRVDTLSLRTPTVRDLRIARQTAPNDEEQQDLNLFASLAEVGTKDLDGLTLKDFNRIQAGYFRLVREDELQPQGAEATG; this is translated from the coding sequence ATGAGCAGCACTGCAATCCCAAGCTGGATGACCCTGGCCGCTGACCGCGTCACCGTGAAACTGACTGTGCCATCTGAAGCCAACGGCGTGCGTGTCGATACGCTGAGCCTCCGGACACCGACCGTGCGTGACCTTCGCATTGCCCGCCAAACAGCGCCCAATGATGAGGAACAACAAGATCTGAACTTGTTCGCCTCCCTGGCCGAAGTCGGTACCAAGGATCTGGATGGCTTGACGCTGAAGGACTTCAACCGCATACAGGCCGGCTATTTTCGCCTGGTGCGAGAAGATGAACTTCAACCCCAAGGTGCAGAAGCAACTGGCTAA
- a CDS encoding phage tail protein → MIDQTSQFFAILTNVGAAKLANANALGVPWKLTEMGVGDANDTDPIPSAAQTSLINEWRRRPLNQLFIDPVNPAVIVAEQVIPADEGGRWIREIALYDADRDLVAVANCPPSFKPIMSQGSGRTQIVRMNIIVSSTGNITLKIDPSVVLATREFVERRIQEELYKLDNKQSVRVATTANIALTGLQTVDGISLLAGDRVLVKNQTVSKDNGIYIVGVAAWQRAPDADSNAEVTSAMILSVEQGATLADTRWQLVTDGAIVLGTTALTFQNITQGFAPINSPALINPTANTPPQFDSSTRVQTTAFAKRMGVEYSGFAPLTASTALGVSSVGGMVVGASTTPINITLPPTAGVPDGATVEVVASGVGAVTVLAAGLDVLASPVAGVITVVLSVGDSAEFVKVSNTWRLRGGSVALKYAAVLSGPNWTSPAQFASDKSFATTEFVKRMGVEWSGFTSVSASTVLGNSSVGGIVSASSSTAINVILPPTGPVGPGAMIMVLSGGAGAVTLQASNGEQITNASSSAITIVLGQGDFAILTRLTGEWRLVGGTALLKFSNVFAAIFGSTANQVLPSGWTFKIGHASTDTATGTVPVTFPVAFPNACMYVGAIYAGASTAPNPAVCQSGIPTRTGFTGFITNVTNNAPAVTVGGYNWLAIGY, encoded by the coding sequence ATGATTGATCAGACCTCGCAATTTTTCGCGATTCTCACGAACGTGGGGGCGGCGAAACTGGCAAACGCCAATGCCCTTGGCGTTCCCTGGAAACTTACTGAGATGGGAGTGGGAGACGCCAACGACACCGACCCGATTCCAAGCGCGGCGCAAACGTCTCTTATCAATGAATGGCGCCGTCGGCCGTTGAATCAACTTTTTATTGACCCTGTCAACCCGGCGGTAATTGTCGCGGAGCAAGTAATTCCCGCCGATGAGGGCGGACGTTGGATACGTGAAATTGCCTTGTACGACGCTGACCGGGATCTGGTGGCGGTCGCGAACTGCCCACCGAGCTTTAAGCCGATCATGTCGCAGGGCTCGGGTCGGACTCAGATCGTGCGGATGAACATCATCGTCAGCAGCACGGGCAACATCACACTCAAAATCGATCCGTCGGTTGTGTTGGCAACGCGGGAGTTTGTCGAGCGGCGAATCCAGGAAGAACTGTACAAGCTCGACAACAAGCAGTCAGTGCGCGTAGCGACTACGGCCAACATCGCGTTGACTGGACTCCAGACAGTTGACGGCATCAGCCTGCTCGCAGGCGACCGGGTGTTGGTGAAGAATCAAACGGTCTCCAAGGATAACGGCATCTACATTGTCGGCGTAGCGGCTTGGCAGCGGGCACCAGATGCTGACAGCAATGCTGAAGTCACCTCGGCGATGATTCTGTCCGTCGAACAAGGCGCTACGCTGGCCGACACTCGCTGGCAGTTGGTGACGGATGGGGCGATTGTCCTGGGCACTACGGCCTTGACCTTTCAGAACATCACCCAAGGGTTTGCGCCCATCAACTCGCCGGCACTGATAAACCCAACAGCAAACACGCCACCTCAGTTCGACAGCAGTACGCGAGTGCAGACCACGGCATTTGCCAAGCGAATGGGCGTCGAATATTCGGGCTTTGCCCCGCTTACGGCCAGTACCGCACTGGGAGTCTCCAGTGTGGGAGGAATGGTGGTCGGCGCATCTACTACTCCGATCAACATCACGTTGCCGCCCACTGCCGGAGTGCCGGATGGGGCGACGGTCGAGGTGGTCGCCTCTGGGGTCGGTGCTGTCACTGTTCTGGCAGCAGGCCTTGACGTGTTGGCGTCCCCGGTCGCAGGGGTGATAACTGTCGTCTTGAGTGTTGGAGATAGTGCCGAGTTCGTTAAGGTGTCGAACACCTGGCGTTTGCGTGGTGGGTCTGTGGCCCTCAAGTATGCCGCTGTTTTGTCTGGCCCCAATTGGACTAGCCCTGCTCAGTTCGCAAGTGACAAGTCGTTCGCGACTACTGAGTTTGTGAAGCGAATGGGGGTCGAGTGGTCGGGCTTCACCTCGGTCAGCGCAAGTACGGTGCTGGGGAATTCGAGCGTTGGCGGCATCGTTAGTGCGTCATCTTCTACGGCAATCAACGTTATCTTGCCACCCACCGGGCCAGTGGGGCCCGGTGCCATGATCATGGTGCTAAGTGGTGGAGCTGGGGCTGTCACGCTTCAGGCTTCAAATGGCGAGCAGATTACAAATGCGAGCAGCAGCGCGATAACGATTGTTCTGGGGCAGGGTGATTTTGCGATATTGACCAGACTGACCGGCGAGTGGCGATTAGTTGGTGGTACTGCTCTGTTGAAGTTCTCAAATGTATTCGCCGCAATCTTTGGAAGCACCGCCAATCAGGTATTACCGAGCGGTTGGACATTCAAAATTGGACACGCATCAACGGACACCGCAACAGGAACCGTGCCGGTAACGTTCCCCGTCGCATTCCCTAATGCCTGTATGTATGTGGGCGCTATATATGCTGGGGCCAGTACGGCACCGAATCCAGCAGTTTGTCAGTCTGGAATTCCGACCCGTACAGGTTTTACGGGATTCATAACTAACGTGACTAACAACGCCCCAGCAGTAACCGTTGGTGGTTACAACTGGCTAGCCATCGGCTATTGA
- a CDS encoding phage tail sheath family protein, whose protein sequence is MSFFHGVTTTNVDTGARVIALPSSSIIGLVDTFVPAPAYSAQPNDLVVITNERDAVAAFGADSAITKACKAIYTRAKAVIVACGVAQLADPAAQTSAIIGGVLADGKRTGLQALLDGKSRFNAQPRLLVTPKHSATQAVGTALVAVADKLRGLAILDGPNTTDEAVMAYAENFGAKRAFLVDPGVQYWDTTADATVDAPGSAWVAGLFAWTDSEYGFWASPSNKEFVGITGTTRPIEFLDGDETCRANLLNNANITTIIRDDGFRLWGNRTLSSDPKWAFVTRVRTMDIVMDAILYGHKWAVDRSITATYIKDVTEGLQAFMRDLKAQGAIINFEVFADPELNTASQLEQGKVYWNIRFTDVPPAENPNFRVEVTNQWLTEVLDTAA, encoded by the coding sequence ATGAGCTTCTTTCACGGCGTTACCACCACGAACGTCGACACCGGCGCTCGTGTCATTGCGTTGCCTTCGTCCTCGATCATTGGACTGGTTGACACCTTTGTACCGGCGCCGGCCTACAGCGCGCAGCCGAATGACCTGGTGGTGATCACCAATGAGCGTGACGCGGTGGCTGCCTTTGGTGCCGACTCGGCGATTACCAAAGCCTGCAAGGCCATTTACACCCGGGCCAAGGCGGTGATTGTCGCCTGTGGTGTGGCCCAGTTGGCCGATCCGGCTGCACAGACCTCGGCAATCATCGGCGGCGTTCTGGCTGACGGCAAGCGTACCGGCCTGCAGGCGCTGCTGGACGGCAAGAGCCGGTTCAACGCGCAGCCGCGGCTGTTGGTGACTCCCAAGCACAGCGCGACACAGGCTGTCGGTACCGCCCTGGTGGCAGTGGCCGACAAGTTGCGAGGGCTCGCCATCCTCGATGGCCCGAACACCACCGATGAAGCGGTGATGGCCTACGCCGAGAACTTCGGCGCCAAGCGGGCGTTTCTGGTTGATCCAGGCGTGCAGTATTGGGACACCACGGCGGACGCCACGGTCGACGCGCCGGGCTCGGCCTGGGTGGCTGGTTTGTTCGCCTGGACCGATAGCGAATATGGCTTCTGGGCTTCGCCTTCGAACAAGGAGTTTGTCGGCATCACTGGTACCACGCGGCCTATCGAGTTTCTGGACGGTGACGAAACCTGCCGGGCCAACCTGCTCAACAACGCGAACATCACCACGATCATCCGTGATGACGGCTTCCGTCTGTGGGGCAACCGCACGCTGTCGAGCGATCCGAAGTGGGCATTTGTCACTCGCGTACGGACGATGGACATCGTCATGGACGCGATCCTCTACGGCCACAAATGGGCTGTCGACCGCTCCATCACCGCGACGTACATCAAGGACGTGACCGAAGGCCTGCAAGCGTTCATGCGCGACCTCAAAGCCCAAGGCGCGATCATCAACTTCGAGGTGTTCGCCGATCCGGAGCTGAACACGGCCAGCCAGCTCGAGCAGGGCAAGGTGTATTGGAACATCCGCTTCACCGACGTTCCGCCGGCAGAAAACCCCAACTTCCGCGTAGAGGTCACCAACCAATGGCTGACCGAAGTCCTCGACACCGCCGCTTAA
- a CDS encoding phage tail protein: MFAKWIEEDGRFAFELSDNGGVEISDDEHAALFEPRQVVKIIGKGADGRPELQDPPPPTVEELAGIERAWRDNQLSLTDGVITRHRDELEEGVVTTLTAEQYAELQTHRRALRNWPEAGEFPLADHRPPIPAWLPHQSE; the protein is encoded by the coding sequence ATGTTCGCTAAATGGATTGAAGAAGATGGTCGATTTGCCTTCGAATTGTCTGATAACGGAGGCGTTGAAATATCTGATGATGAGCACGCAGCACTATTTGAGCCGCGCCAGGTGGTCAAGATCATTGGAAAGGGTGCTGATGGCCGACCGGAGCTGCAGGATCCACCGCCGCCGACCGTAGAGGAACTAGCTGGCATCGAGCGGGCCTGGCGCGATAACCAGCTTTCACTTACTGATGGGGTTATTACACGCCATCGCGACGAGCTGGAGGAGGGCGTCGTAACAACATTGACTGCTGAGCAATACGCGGAACTTCAAACCCACCGACGGGCCTTGCGTAACTGGCCGGAGGCCGGCGAATTTCCATTGGCTGATCATCGGCCTCCAATCCCCGCCTGGCTGCCTCATCAATCCGAATAA
- a CDS encoding phage major tail tube protein encodes MSMIPETLANLNLFADGVSFQGDVPSLTLPKLTLKMEEHRGGGMDAPVELDMGMEKQEANFTTTGVRRESLKFFGLADGTAFNGTFRGAYKGLKGKVTPVIVTLRGTLKEVDMGDWKPGDKAEIKHSIGLTYYKLEVDGRTVYEIDPIGMRRVINGVDQLAAQRSALGL; translated from the coding sequence ATGTCAATGATTCCCGAAACCCTGGCGAACCTGAACCTGTTCGCTGACGGCGTCAGCTTCCAGGGCGATGTGCCGAGCCTGACGCTCCCCAAGCTCACGCTCAAGATGGAAGAGCATCGCGGCGGTGGCATGGACGCACCGGTCGAGCTGGACATGGGCATGGAAAAACAGGAGGCGAACTTCACCACCACGGGGGTGCGCCGTGAGTCGTTGAAGTTCTTCGGCTTGGCCGACGGCACGGCGTTTAACGGTACGTTCCGGGGGGCCTACAAAGGGCTCAAAGGCAAAGTTACGCCGGTCATCGTCACCCTGCGCGGAACCTTGAAAGAGGTCGACATGGGCGACTGGAAACCGGGCGACAAGGCCGAGATCAAGCACTCCATCGGGCTGACGTACTACAAGCTCGAAGTGGACGGCCGAACCGTCTACGAGATCGACCCCATCGGCATGCGCCGCGTCATCAATGGTGTTGATCAACTGGCCGCTCAGCGTTCCGCATTGGGCCTCTAA